Within the Pseudonocardia alni genome, the region GAGCAGGTCGAGCAGCTCGTGCTCCAGCTGGCGCCACTGGTCGCCGGGCAGCGGCCGGGGCGGCAGGTTCAGCTCGAGGTTCCAGCGGCCGAGCTCGGTCTGCCACTCGCCCGAGTTGATCGTGTCCAGCACGTCGCTCCCGTTGAGCGACGGCGCCAGCTCCGGATCCACCAGGTTGAACTCGATCTCGACGCCGGTCATCGGCTCCGTGTCGGAGAACGGGTAGCTGCTGAGCAGGTCACCGAGAGTGTCCAGACAGCGCTGCACCTTGATCCGGTACCGCTGGCGGTCGCGCCGGCTGAACGTCGTCCGGTCGACCACCTGACCCATGCGCGAACCGACCTCCATCGAACGGGGAGCGCCTTCTCACTCACACGGCGGAGGACCGTTGTCGGAGGAGGCGGCACTACACCGTGTCATATCGCCGGACCGGGCGGTACCGGCTGACCGGGCGACCAGGCGCGGCGAACGGTCCGTGACGTGGGACGATCGGGCGTCGTGGCCATACTCACCACGGTCGAGCACTCCGACGACCCCCGAATCGACGACTACCGCGACCTCACGACCGCCGATCGGCGCCCCGATCGGCCCGGTGGGCGTGGGCTGGTGATCGCGGAGGGTGTCGTCGTCGTGCGCCGGCTGCTCGACTCGCCGTATCCGGTGCGCTCCCTGCTGGGGGTCCCGCGTCGCCTCGACGAGCTCTCCGACGATCTCGCCGGCGTCGACGTCCCGGCCTACGCGACCGACGCCGACACCATGGCCCGGGCGGTCGGGTTCCACCTGAACCGGGGGGTGCTCGCCGTCGCCGACCGGGCTCCCGCGCCGTCCCTCGACGACGTCCTGGCCCGCGCCCGCACGCTGGCCGTCTGCGAGGGGGTGGGGGACCACGAGAACCTGGGGTCGTTGTTCCGCAACGCCGCCGCCCTCGGCGTCGACGCGATCCTGCTCGGCCCCGGCTGCTCGGACCCGCTGTACCGGCGCAGCGTCCGCGTCTCGATGGGGCACGTGCTCAGGGTCCCGTTCACGACCCTCGACGGCGCGTGGCCCGCCTCGGTGGACCGGCTGCGGGAGGCGGGGTTCACCGTCGCCGCCCTCACTCCCTCCGCCGACGCCGAGCCCCTCGCCTCGGCGGGCCTGTGCGGCCGGAAGGTCGCCCTGCTGCTGGGTGCGGAGGGTCCCGGTCTCACCGACGAGGCACTGGCCGCCGCCGACCGCCGGGTCCGGATCCCGATGGCGAGCGGCGTGGACTCGCTCAACGTCGCAACGGCCGCCGCCGTCGCCTTCCACGCCGTCACCGGCGGGGGCTGACCGCGGGCGGTGCGGTCCCACACCGGACCCGTGCTCCCACACGGGACCGGATCCGGTGCGGGAGGACGGAACCCCTGCGGGAACGTGTCAGCGCTGGCCGCGGACGCCGAGCAGGACCTCGTCCCACGACGGCATGACCGGCTTGCCCTTCTTCGTCCGCCGCGATCCCGCGGTGGACGGGCGACGCGGCGCCGCGCTCTCGGTGTCCTGTGCCGGAGCGGGGTCCGTCTCCTGGTCCGAGCCGTCCGACGACGACGTGCCCGGTGCCCCGGTGGTGGCCGCGGCAGCCCCGGTGGGTGCGTCGGCCCCCTCGCCGGGGGCGTCGCCCGACGCGGTCGGGGAGGCCTCGCCGTGGTCGGCGGAGGTGCTCGTGGAGCCCGCGGTGGTGCCCGCGGACGCCGCGGTGGTCGGCGCCGGGGTGGTCGACGCG harbors:
- a CDS encoding TrmH family RNA methyltransferase, with product MAILTTVEHSDDPRIDDYRDLTTADRRPDRPGGRGLVIAEGVVVVRRLLDSPYPVRSLLGVPRRLDELSDDLAGVDVPAYATDADTMARAVGFHLNRGVLAVADRAPAPSLDDVLARARTLAVCEGVGDHENLGSLFRNAAALGVDAILLGPGCSDPLYRRSVRVSMGHVLRVPFTTLDGAWPASVDRLREAGFTVAALTPSADAEPLASAGLCGRKVALLLGAEGPGLTDEALAAADRRVRIPMASGVDSLNVATAAAVAFHAVTGGG